A part of Eschrichtius robustus isolate mEscRob2 chromosome 20, mEscRob2.pri, whole genome shotgun sequence genomic DNA contains:
- the SUZ12 gene encoding polycomb protein SUZ12, giving the protein MAPQKHGGGGGGGSGPSAGSGGGGFGGSAAVAAATASGGKSSGGGCGGGGSYSASSSSSVAAAAGAAVLPVKKPKMEHVQADHELFLQAFEKPTQIYRFLRTRNLIAPIFLHRTLTYMSHRNSRTNIKRKTFKVDDMLSKVEKMKGEQESHSLSAHLQLTFTGFFHKNDKPSQNSENEQNSVTLEVLLVKVCHKKRKDVSCPIRQVPTGKKQVPLNPDLNQTKPGNFPSLAVSSNEFEPSNSHMVKSYSLLFRVTRPGRREFNGMINGETNENIDVNEELPARRKRNREDGEKTFVAQMTVFDKNRRLQLLDGEYEVAMQEMEECPISKKRATWETILDGKRLPPFETFSQGPTLQFTLRWTGETNDKSTAPIAKPLATRNSESLHQENKPGSVKPTQTIAVKESLTTDLQTRKEKDTSNENRQKLRIFYQFLYNNNTRQQTEARDDLHCPWCTLNCRKLYSLLKHLKLCHSRFIFNYVYHPKGARIDVSINECYDGSYAGNPQDIHRQPGFAFSRNGPVKRTPITHILVCRPKRTKASMSEFLESEDGEVEQQRTYSSGHNRLYFHSDTCLPLRPQEMEVDSEDEKDPEWLREKTITQIEEFSDVNEGEKEVMKLWNLHVMKHGFIADNQMNHACMLFVENYGQKIIKKNLCRNFMLHLVSMHDFNLISIMSIDKAVTKLREMQQKLEKGESASPANEEITEEQNGTANGFSEINSKEKALETDGVSGVSKQSKKQKL; this is encoded by the exons ATGGCGCCTCAGAAGCAcggcggtgggggagggggcggctCGGGGCCCAGCGCGGGGTCCGGGGGAGGCGGCTTCGGGGGttcggcggcggtggcggcggcgacGGCATCGGGCGGCAAATCCAGCGGCGGGGGCTGTGGAGGCGGCGGCAGTTActcggcctcctcctcctcctccgtggcGGCAGCGGCGGGGGCCGCGGTGTTACCGGTGAAGAAGCCGAAAATGGAGCACGTCCAGGCTGACCACGAGCTTTTCCTCCAGGCCTTTGAGA AACCAACGCAGATCTATAGGTTTCTTCGAACGCGAAATCTTATAGCG CCAATATTTTTGCATAGAACTCTTACTTACATGTCTCATCGAAACTCCAGAACAAACATCAAAAG GAAAACATTTAAAGTTGATGATATGTTATcaaaagtagagaaaatgaaAGGAGAGCAAGAATCTCATAG cTTGTCAGCTCATCTGCAGCTTACATTCACTGGTTTCTTCCACAAAAATG ATAAGCCATCACAAAAttcagaaaatgaacaaaattctGTTACCCTGGAAGTCCTGCTTGTGAAAgtttgccacaaaaaaagaaag GATGTAAGTTGTCCAATAAGGCAAGTTCCTACAGGTAAAAAGCAGGTGCCTTTGAATCCTGACCTCAATCAAACAAAACCTGGAAATTTCCCGTCCCTTGCAGTTTCCAGTAATGAATTTGAACCTAGTAACAGCCATATGGTGAAGTCTTACTCATTGCTATTTAGAGTGACTCGTCCAGGAAGAAGAGAGTTTAATGGAATGATTAATGGAGAAACCAATGAAAAtattg ATGTCAATGAAGAACTTCCAGCTAGAAGAAAACGAAATCGTGAAGATGGGGAAAAAACATTTGTTGCACAAATGACAGTATTTGATAAAAACAG GCGCTTACAGCTTTTAGATGGGGAATATGAAGTAGCCATGCAGGAAATGGAAGAATGTCCAATAAGCAAGAAAAGAGCAACATGGGAGACTATTCTTGATGGGAAG agactGCCTCCATTTGAAACATTTTCTCAGGGACCTACGTTGCAGTTCACTCTTCGTTGGACAGGAGAGACCAATGATAAATCTACAGCTCCTATCGCCAAACCTCTTGCCACTAGAAATTCAGAGAGTCTCCATCAAGAAAACAAGCCTGGTTCAGTTAAACCTACTCAAACTATTG CTGTTAAAGAATCGTTGACTACAGATCtgcaaacaagaaaagaaaaagatacttcAAATGAAAACCGacaaaaattaagaatattttatcAG ttcctttaTAACAACAACACAAGACAGCAAACTGAAGCAAGAGATGACCTGCATTGCCCTTGGTGCACTCTGAACTGCCGCAAACTCTACAGCTTGCTCAAACATCTTAAACTCTGCCATAGCAGGTTTATCTTCAACTATGTG TATCATCCAAAAGGTGCTAGGATAGATGTTTCTATCAACGAGTGTTATGATGGCTCCTATGCAGGAAATCCTCAGGATATTCATCGCCAACCTGGATTTGCTTTTAGTCGCAATGGACCAGTAAAGAGAACACCTATCACACACATTCTTGTGTGCAG gCCAAAACGAACAAAAGCAAGCATGTCTGAATTTCTTGAATCCGAAGATGGAGAAGTGGAACAGCAACGAACATACAGTAGTGGACACAATCGCCTGTATTTCCATAGTGATACTTGTTTACCTCTCCGTCCACAAGAAATGGAAGTAGATAGTGAAGATGAAAAAGATCCTGAATGGCTAAGAGAAAAAACCAttact caaattgagGAATTTTCTGATGTtaatgaaggagagaaagaagtgaTGAAACTCTGGAATCTCCATGTCATGAAGCATGG GTTTATTGCTGACAATCAAATGAATCATGCCTGTATGCTGTTTGTAGAAAACTATGGACAGAAAATAATTAAGAAGAATTTATGTCGAAACTTCATGCTTCATCTAGTCAGCATGCATGACTTTAACCTTATTAGCATAATGTCAATAGATAAAGCTGTTACCAAGCTCCGTGAAATgcaacaaaaattagaaaaaggagaATCTGCTTCCCCTGCAAatgaagaaatcactgaagaacaAAATGGGACAGCAAATGGATTTAGTgaaattaactcaaaagagaAAGCTTTGGAAACAGATGGTGTCTCAGGGGTTTCAAAacagagcaaaaaacaaaaactctga